One genomic window of Danio rerio strain Tuebingen ecotype United States chromosome 24, GRCz12tu, whole genome shotgun sequence includes the following:
- the kctd5b gene encoding BTB/POZ domain-containing protein KCTD5 isoform X1, protein MAETHGGICGQESRRAAPVQTFNHRSSKWVRLNVGGTYFLTTRQTLCRDPKSFLFRLCQTEPDLDSDKDESGAYLIDRDPVYFGSVLNYLRHGKLVLNKNLTEEGALEEAEFYNITSLIKLIKEKIIERDAKSTHTPVKHVYRVLQCQEEELTQMVSTMSDGWKFEQLVSVGYGRAQKSEFFLIVSREVKGEESSQTHPAHSGELVSIGSSYNYGNEDQAEFLCVVSKELHNQSYMSSSQPSEKAKILQERGSRI, encoded by the exons ATGGCGGAGACTCACGGCGGGATCTGCGGGCAGGAGTCCCGGCGAGCGGCTCCGGTTCAGACCTTTAACCACCGCTCCTCCAAATGGGTCCGTCTAAACGTCGGGGGAACGTATTTTCTGACCACCAGACAAACACTCTGCCGGGACCCAAAATCATTCCTGTTCCGACTGTGCCAAACGGAACCGGACCTCGATTCTGACAAG GATGAGTCCGGGGCGTATCTGATCGACAGAGACCCTGTGTATTTCGGCTCTGTGCTGAATTACCTAAGACACGGGAAACTGGTGCTCAATAAGAACCTCACGGAGGAGG GAGCTCTTGAAGAGGCCGAGTTCTACAACATCACCTCACTAATAAAACTGATCAAGGAGAAAATCATCGAAAGAGACGCCAAGAGCACACAC ACGCCAGTCAAGCATGTGTACCGAGTGCTGCAGTGTCAAGAAGAAGAGCTGACGCAGATGGTCTCCACCATGTCGGACGGGTGGAAGTTCGAGCAG CTTGTCAGTGTAGGTTATGGGCGGGCCCAGAAGTCAGAGTTTTTCCTGATTGTGTCTCGGGAGGTGAAGGGGGAGGAGTCAAGCCAAACTCACCCCGCCCACAGTGGAGAG CTGGTCAGCATCGGGTCGTCCTATAACTATGGTAATGAGGATCAGGCCGAGTTCCTGTGTGTCGTTTCTAAAGAGCTGCACAACCAGTCGTACATGAGCAGCTCTCAGCCCAGTGAGAAAGCCAAG ATTCTGCAGGAGCGCGGCTCTAGAATATGA
- the kctd5b gene encoding BTB/POZ domain-containing protein KCTD5 isoform X2: MAETHGGICGQESRRAAPVQTFNHRSSKWVRLNVGGTYFLTTRQTLCRDPKSFLFRLCQTEPDLDSDKDESGAYLIDRDPVYFGSVLNYLRHGKLVLNKNLTEEGALEEAEFYNITSLIKLIKEKIIERDAKSTHTPVKHVYRVLQCQEEELTQMVSTMSDGWKFEQLVSIGSSYNYGNEDQAEFLCVVSKELHNQSYMSSSQPSEKAKILQERGSRI; encoded by the exons ATGGCGGAGACTCACGGCGGGATCTGCGGGCAGGAGTCCCGGCGAGCGGCTCCGGTTCAGACCTTTAACCACCGCTCCTCCAAATGGGTCCGTCTAAACGTCGGGGGAACGTATTTTCTGACCACCAGACAAACACTCTGCCGGGACCCAAAATCATTCCTGTTCCGACTGTGCCAAACGGAACCGGACCTCGATTCTGACAAG GATGAGTCCGGGGCGTATCTGATCGACAGAGACCCTGTGTATTTCGGCTCTGTGCTGAATTACCTAAGACACGGGAAACTGGTGCTCAATAAGAACCTCACGGAGGAGG GAGCTCTTGAAGAGGCCGAGTTCTACAACATCACCTCACTAATAAAACTGATCAAGGAGAAAATCATCGAAAGAGACGCCAAGAGCACACAC ACGCCAGTCAAGCATGTGTACCGAGTGCTGCAGTGTCAAGAAGAAGAGCTGACGCAGATGGTCTCCACCATGTCGGACGGGTGGAAGTTCGAGCAG CTGGTCAGCATCGGGTCGTCCTATAACTATGGTAATGAGGATCAGGCCGAGTTCCTGTGTGTCGTTTCTAAAGAGCTGCACAACCAGTCGTACATGAGCAGCTCTCAGCCCAGTGAGAAAGCCAAG ATTCTGCAGGAGCGCGGCTCTAGAATATGA